Proteins encoded within one genomic window of Flavobacterium gilvum:
- a CDS encoding M20/M25/M40 family metallo-hydrolase, with protein sequence MRKILVSAFVLSLCIHLQGQTIDKLITSKEVTRIEKILSADDMQGRRTFTPGIDKASAFIESEFKKAGLKPFAGATNFRQEFFMTESKPKTSKITIEGKEINNLKVVTFSYQPQVSLTEKSDITIVKISKGDNLGQKFNEYFNSDKSYLVLVDASFNKVLPNIQNIDRIKSNPGNNTILFVFGVPEATTFSIELTNTISKKALNNVVGVLPGKSKPNEYVIFSAHYDHLGIGSPEGGAPHVATDSIYNGANDDAAGSTAVIMLANYFKKQNNNERTIIFTTFVAEELGGFGAKYFSKQLPADKVIAMFNLEMIGTESKWGKNSAYITGFEKSNFGEILQKNLEKTNFKFYPDPYPQEQLFYRSDNATLAKLGVPAHTISTSKMDSEPTYHTADDEFESLDIPNMTEIIKAIALSSSSIISGKDTPTRVNTKELR encoded by the coding sequence TTACCTCCAAAGAAGTTACCCGAATTGAAAAAATCCTTTCTGCCGATGATATGCAGGGGAGAAGAACTTTTACTCCCGGAATCGATAAAGCATCCGCCTTTATAGAATCGGAATTTAAAAAAGCCGGATTGAAACCTTTTGCAGGAGCGACAAATTTCAGACAGGAATTTTTCATGACGGAGTCTAAACCCAAAACTTCAAAAATTACTATTGAAGGGAAAGAAATCAATAATTTAAAAGTGGTTACTTTCTCCTACCAACCCCAAGTTTCTTTGACGGAGAAAAGCGATATTACTATTGTAAAAATCAGTAAAGGCGATAATTTGGGACAAAAATTTAATGAGTATTTCAATAGCGATAAAAGTTATTTGGTTTTGGTTGATGCTTCTTTTAATAAGGTCTTGCCTAATATTCAGAATATTGACAGAATCAAATCCAATCCCGGAAATAATACTATTTTGTTTGTTTTTGGAGTTCCTGAAGCGACAACTTTTTCAATTGAATTGACCAATACGATTTCTAAAAAGGCACTGAATAATGTGGTTGGTGTTTTGCCAGGAAAGAGCAAGCCAAATGAGTATGTTATTTTTTCTGCCCATTACGATCATTTGGGTATAGGTTCTCCAGAAGGAGGTGCTCCGCATGTGGCAACGGACTCTATTTATAATGGAGCCAATGATGATGCCGCGGGAAGTACTGCGGTTATTATGCTGGCCAATTATTTTAAAAAACAAAACAACAACGAGCGAACCATCATTTTTACCACTTTTGTGGCTGAAGAATTGGGAGGTTTTGGAGCCAAATATTTTTCGAAACAGCTGCCTGCCGACAAGGTGATTGCTATGTTCAATCTTGAAATGATTGGAACCGAATCCAAATGGGGAAAGAACTCCGCTTATATTACGGGATTTGAAAAATCTAATTTTGGTGAAATATTGCAGAAAAATTTGGAGAAAACTAATTTTAAATTTTATCCAGATCCGTATCCGCAGGAACAATTGTTTTACCGTTCGGATAATGCGACTTTGGCCAAATTGGGAGTTCCGGCACATACTATTTCGACTTCAAAAATGGACAGTGAACCTACTTATCATACTGCCGATGATGAATTTGAATCTCTAGATATTCCTAATATGACCGAAATTATCAAGGCTATTGCGTTGAGTTCGTCCTCAATAATTAGTGGAAAAGACACGCCGACAAGAGTAAATACCAAAGAATTGCGATAA